One window of the Glycocaulis alkaliphilus genome contains the following:
- a CDS encoding acyl-CoA dehydrogenase family protein: MQNPFDTAERKAFRESVEAFVAREIAPFANEWDEAGDFPWELHQKAGALGLFGFAIDEAYGGLGFDDAFMRMDSGVALSYCGAGGVNASLGCRNIMTGPIAKLASEEIKLAVLPEIISGREGGALAMTEPSGGSDLSRMKTRAVKDGDGWRITGEKTFITGGMKARWYVVGARTGGEGFGGISLFLVEAGAEGFSRTPIKNKMGWWASDTATLHFDDCYVPAGNQLGEEGLCLLAIMENFNYERLALASGCLGMAKRCLDDAISWAKERETFGKPLIRHQVIRHKIADMSMRIDALEAYLRAIAWTMNEGEMPVAELSKVKVLASTTAEFCASEAMQILGGAGYLRGQAIERIYREVKVMAIGGGSEEIMRDLAVKQMGL, translated from the coding sequence ATGCAGAACCCGTTCGATACAGCCGAACGCAAGGCCTTCCGCGAGAGTGTGGAAGCCTTCGTGGCGCGCGAGATCGCCCCGTTCGCCAATGAATGGGACGAGGCGGGGGATTTCCCCTGGGAGCTACACCAAAAGGCGGGAGCGCTCGGCCTGTTCGGCTTTGCCATTGACGAGGCCTATGGCGGGCTGGGCTTTGACGATGCCTTCATGCGCATGGATAGCGGCGTAGCCCTGTCATACTGCGGCGCGGGCGGGGTCAATGCGTCGCTCGGCTGCCGCAATATCATGACCGGCCCCATCGCCAAGCTGGCGTCTGAAGAGATCAAACTGGCTGTCCTGCCGGAGATCATTTCGGGCCGCGAAGGCGGCGCGCTCGCCATGACCGAGCCATCGGGCGGCTCTGACCTCTCGCGCATGAAGACCCGCGCGGTTAAAGACGGCGATGGCTGGCGCATAACGGGGGAAAAAACCTTCATCACCGGCGGCATGAAGGCGCGCTGGTATGTGGTAGGCGCGCGCACGGGCGGCGAGGGTTTTGGCGGCATCTCGCTGTTTCTGGTGGAGGCGGGCGCTGAAGGCTTCAGCCGCACGCCGATCAAGAACAAGATGGGCTGGTGGGCGTCTGACACCGCCACGCTCCATTTCGATGATTGCTATGTCCCGGCGGGCAATCAGCTGGGCGAAGAGGGCCTCTGCCTCCTCGCGATCATGGAAAACTTCAATTACGAGCGCCTCGCGCTCGCTTCGGGCTGTCTGGGCATGGCGAAGCGCTGCCTTGACGATGCGATCAGCTGGGCGAAGGAGCGTGAGACCTTCGGCAAGCCGCTCATCAGACATCAGGTCATCCGCCACAAGATCGCGGATATGAGCATGCGCATCGATGCGCTGGAGGCTTATCTGCGCGCCATCGCCTGGACCATGAATGAGGGCGAGATGCCGGTCGCAGAGCTTTCCAAGGTGAAGGTGCTCGCCTCCACCACGGCCGAGTTCTGCGCCAGCGAGGCCATGCAGATCCTTGGCGGGGCGGGTTATCTACGCGGGCAGGCGATCGAGCGCATCTACCGCGAGGTGAAGGTGATGGCGATTGGCGGCGGCTCTGAAGAGATCATGCGCGATCTGGCCGTCAAGCAGATGGGGCTTTAA
- a CDS encoding BolA family protein, whose translation MTEMRRVIEDKLKAALSPLELTITDDSAAHAGHAGSRPGGQSHFTVEIVSEAFTGQSRIARHRLVNHALAEELTGPIHALVIRAKAPGE comes from the coding sequence ATGACAGAGATGCGCCGGGTGATCGAAGACAAGCTGAAAGCGGCGCTCAGCCCCCTTGAGCTGACCATCACCGATGACAGCGCCGCCCATGCCGGTCATGCCGGCTCACGGCCCGGCGGGCAAAGCCATTTCACCGTCGAGATCGTGTCAGAGGCGTTTACCGGCCAGAGCCGCATTGCGCGGCATCGCCTCGTCAATCATGCCCTCGCCGAGGAATTGACCGGCCCCATCCACGCGCTGGTGATACGGGCGAAAGCGCCGGGGGAGTAG
- a CDS encoding J domain-containing protein: MDSGFKYRPRFKDIRIRPPGGKPAEDVTLCEYPRCNEHATAKAPKSRERLNEHYHFCQKHAAEYNKSWNFFEGMSEGAAQAYAQSAAWGHRPTWNFRAGGTARAKAQQASTDWQSAFIDPFTLFGERPPPRHGEGAAAPKGPQLGRLQQKALDTLGLEAEASKGDVRKRYAELVRAYHPDANGGDRSREEALQRVVASYQILKSAGMA; the protein is encoded by the coding sequence ATGGATTCCGGCTTCAAATACCGCCCGCGCTTCAAGGATATCCGCATTCGCCCGCCCGGCGGCAAGCCGGCCGAGGACGTAACCTTGTGCGAGTATCCGCGCTGCAACGAGCACGCCACCGCCAAGGCGCCCAAATCGCGCGAGCGGCTGAACGAGCATTATCATTTCTGCCAGAAGCATGCGGCCGAGTACAATAAGAGCTGGAATTTCTTTGAAGGCATGAGCGAAGGCGCGGCGCAAGCCTATGCCCAGAGCGCGGCCTGGGGCCACCGGCCCACCTGGAATTTCCGCGCAGGTGGCACGGCGCGCGCCAAGGCCCAGCAGGCCAGCACAGACTGGCAATCCGCCTTCATCGATCCCTTCACCCTGTTTGGCGAACGCCCGCCGCCACGCCATGGTGAAGGCGCAGCCGCCCCGAAGGGTCCGCAGCTTGGCCGCCTGCAGCAAAAGGCGCTCGATACGCTGGGGCTGGAGGCCGAGGCCAGCAAGGGCGATGTGCGCAAGCGCTATGCCGAGCTGGTGCGCGCCTATCACCCGGACGCCAATGGCGGGGACCGCTCCCGCGAGGAAGCCCTGCAGCGCGTCGTCGCCAGCTACCAGATTCTCAAGAGCGCCGGGATGGCGTGA